One Pectobacterium colocasium DNA segment encodes these proteins:
- the pcnB gene encoding polynucleotide adenylyltransferase PcnB: MFSRVANFCRKVLNRENEMVESEETRQNLTVIPRDQHTISRSDISDNALKVLYRLNKAGYEAYLVGGGVRDLLLGKKPKDFDITTNATPDQVRKLFRNCRLVGRRFRLAHIMFGPEVIEVATFRGHHDQHQEQQETKNSSQQAQSGMLLRDNIFGSVEEDAQRRDFSINSLYYSISDFSVRDYTGGLNDLRQGVIRMIGDPETRYREDPVRMLRAVRFAAKLNMTVSPETAEPIPRLASLLHDIPAARMFEESLKLLQSGYGYPTYKMLCEYQLFQPLFPLLSRYFTPNGDSTLERMVAQVLKNTDQRLQNNMRVNPAFLFSAMLWYPLIEHAQKLAQESGLAYFDAFSLAMNDVLDEQCRSLAIPKRITSLVRDIWQLQTRLSRRQGKRAYKLMEHPKFRAAYDLLCLRAEIENHQELLRLAQWWGEFQVAAPPRQQNMLKSLDDGPTPHRRSRPRRPRKPAAARRDQA, from the coding sequence ATCTTTTCCCGAGTTGCTAATTTTTGTCGTAAAGTACTGAATCGTGAGAACGAAATGGTCGAATCAGAGGAAACGCGTCAGAACCTGACGGTCATCCCGCGTGACCAACATACTATTTCACGCAGCGACATCAGCGATAACGCGCTGAAAGTACTTTATCGCCTGAACAAAGCGGGCTACGAGGCTTATCTGGTTGGCGGCGGCGTACGCGACCTGCTGCTGGGCAAAAAGCCAAAGGATTTTGATATCACCACTAACGCTACGCCCGATCAGGTACGCAAGTTGTTCCGCAACTGTCGTTTGGTTGGGCGTCGTTTCCGTCTGGCCCATATCATGTTCGGGCCAGAGGTGATTGAAGTTGCCACGTTCCGTGGTCACCACGATCAGCATCAGGAACAGCAGGAAACCAAGAATTCTTCTCAGCAGGCTCAGAGCGGCATGCTGCTGCGCGACAATATTTTCGGCTCGGTTGAAGAAGACGCCCAGCGTCGCGATTTCTCGATCAACAGCCTCTACTACAGCATTTCTGATTTCAGCGTTCGTGACTATACCGGTGGCCTGAACGACCTGCGTCAGGGTGTCATCCGAATGATTGGCGACCCTGAAACGCGCTACCGTGAAGATCCGGTGCGTATGCTGCGCGCAGTCCGTTTCGCGGCCAAACTGAACATGACAGTCAGCCCGGAAACCGCTGAACCGATCCCTCGTTTAGCTTCGCTGCTGCACGATATCCCTGCGGCGCGTATGTTTGAAGAGTCGCTGAAGCTGCTTCAGTCAGGGTATGGCTACCCAACCTATAAAATGCTGTGTGAATATCAGCTGTTCCAGCCGCTTTTCCCGCTGCTGAGTCGCTATTTCACACCAAACGGCGATTCCACGCTGGAGCGCATGGTTGCACAGGTGCTGAAAAACACCGATCAGCGCCTGCAAAACAATATGCGCGTCAATCCGGCATTTTTGTTCTCCGCCATGCTGTGGTATCCGCTGATTGAACATGCACAAAAGCTGGCTCAGGAAAGCGGTCTGGCCTACTTTGATGCCTTCTCGCTAGCGATGAACGATGTGCTGGATGAACAGTGCCGTTCTCTGGCGATTCCTAAGCGTATTACCTCTTTAGTCCGCGATATCTGGCAACTGCAAACGCGCCTGTCCCGTCGTCAGGGGAAACGCGCGTATAAACTGATGGAACACCCGAAATTCCGCGCCGCGTATGACTTGCTTTGTCTGCGTGCCGAAATCGAGAACCATCAGGAGCTGCTGCGTCTGGCGCAATGGTGGGGGGAATTCCAGGTTGCTGCGCCGCCGCGTCAGCAAAACATGCTGAAGTCGCTGGATGACGGCCCGACACCACACCGCCGTTCCCGTCCTCGTCGACCGCGTAAACCAGCAGCGGCACGCCGAGATCAAGCCTGA
- the folK gene encoding 2-amino-4-hydroxy-6-hydroxymethyldihydropteridine diphosphokinase — MTRVYLALGSNLAQPLQQVRAALSALDAIPHTRVVCCSSFYRSRPLGPQDQPDYLNAVVELETELAAESLLDRTQAIELEQGRERKEHRWGPRTLDLDILLFGNDEIQTERLTVPHYDMKNREFMLYPLAEIAPDLAFPDGETLAQRLTHVDRNGLTLWDRQ, encoded by the coding sequence ATGACACGCGTGTATCTGGCGCTGGGCAGCAACCTTGCCCAGCCTTTGCAACAGGTACGCGCGGCGTTGTCTGCGCTAGACGCGATTCCTCATACTCGCGTCGTTTGCTGCTCCTCGTTTTACCGTAGTCGCCCGCTCGGCCCGCAGGATCAGCCAGACTATCTCAATGCCGTCGTTGAACTGGAAACCGAACTTGCAGCCGAGTCGCTGTTGGATCGCACACAAGCCATCGAACTGGAACAAGGCCGTGAGCGCAAGGAACACCGCTGGGGCCCGCGCACGTTGGATCTGGATATTCTGCTGTTCGGCAATGACGAGATCCAGACTGAACGCCTGACCGTACCGCATTACGATATGAAAAATCGTGAGTTCATGCTCTACCCGCTGGCGGAAATCGCCCCAGACCTGGCGTTCCCTGACGGTGAAACACTTGCCCAGCGGCTAACCCATGTCGATCGCAACGGTCTGACATTATGGGACAGACAATAA
- the panB gene encoding 3-methyl-2-oxobutanoate hydroxymethyltransferase: MKPTTISHLRQWKQDQRKFATITAYDASFSRLFFEQGIRVMLVGDSLGMTVQGHDSTLPVTTNDIVYHTQCVRRGAPLALVLSDMPFMTYATPEQTFSQAAELMRAGANMVKLEGGSWLAPTVKMLTERAVPVCGHLGLTPQSVNIFGGYKIQGRSESDANQLLADALALEEAGAQLLVLECVPVALAKRVTDALSIPVIGIGAGNVTDGQILVMHDAFGITGDNTPKFAKNFLAQSGGDIRSAVRLYAQEVEQGVYPAEEHSFH, from the coding sequence ATGAAACCGACGACTATCTCCCACTTGCGCCAATGGAAACAAGATCAGCGAAAATTCGCTACGATTACCGCTTACGACGCCAGCTTCTCTCGCCTATTTTTTGAACAAGGCATTCGCGTGATGCTGGTAGGTGATTCTCTGGGAATGACCGTGCAAGGCCACGATTCCACCTTACCCGTGACCACCAACGACATCGTTTACCACACACAGTGTGTGCGCCGCGGCGCCCCACTGGCGCTGGTTCTCTCCGATATGCCTTTTATGACCTATGCCACGCCAGAACAAACGTTCAGCCAGGCCGCAGAGCTAATGCGTGCAGGTGCGAATATGGTGAAACTGGAGGGCGGAAGCTGGCTTGCCCCAACGGTAAAAATGCTGACTGAGCGCGCCGTGCCAGTCTGTGGTCATCTGGGTCTGACGCCGCAGTCCGTTAACATCTTCGGTGGCTATAAAATTCAGGGCCGGAGCGAAAGCGATGCCAATCAACTGCTGGCCGATGCGCTTGCGCTTGAAGAAGCGGGAGCACAGTTGCTTGTGCTGGAATGTGTACCGGTTGCGCTGGCTAAACGCGTAACAGACGCCCTGTCGATTCCGGTGATCGGCATTGGCGCCGGCAACGTGACCGACGGGCAGATTCTGGTCATGCATGATGCTTTCGGCATTACCGGTGACAACACGCCTAAGTTCGCCAAGAACTTTCTGGCGCAAAGCGGGGGGGATATCCGTTCGGCAGTGCGTTTGTATGCACAAGAAGTCGAACAGGGTGTCTACCCAGCCGAAGAACATTCATTTCATTGA
- the panC gene encoding pantoate--beta-alanine ligase, with protein MLIIETPLLLRREVRRWRQERKRIALVPTMGNLHDGHMTLVDEAKARADIVIVSIFVNPMQFERPDDLARYPRTLQEDCEKLNRRGADLVFAPSPDVVYPNGLESQTFVDVPGLSSMLEGASRPGHFRGVATIVSKLFNLVQPDLACFGEKDYQQLALIRQLVRDMGYDIDIIGVPIVRAKDGLALSSRNGYLSAEERQLAPKLYQLMMDLSAQLDNGERQIDTLLEQTAEKLRDAGFTPDELFIRDADTLQPLNAASTRAVILMAAWLGKARLIDNHQVDLTV; from the coding sequence GTGTTAATAATCGAAACCCCTCTGCTGCTGCGCCGCGAAGTTCGCCGCTGGCGTCAGGAAAGGAAACGCATTGCGTTGGTTCCCACCATGGGTAACTTGCATGACGGGCACATGACGCTGGTCGATGAAGCCAAGGCACGTGCCGATATCGTTATTGTCAGCATTTTTGTCAATCCCATGCAGTTTGAGCGGCCAGATGATTTAGCCCGCTACCCCCGGACATTGCAGGAAGACTGCGAGAAATTGAACCGTCGCGGAGCCGATCTGGTTTTCGCACCGAGCCCGGATGTGGTATACCCCAATGGACTGGAATCACAAACGTTTGTCGATGTACCTGGCCTATCTTCCATGTTGGAAGGTGCCAGCCGTCCCGGCCATTTCCGAGGCGTAGCTACCATCGTCAGTAAGCTGTTCAATCTGGTACAGCCAGATTTAGCCTGCTTCGGTGAGAAAGATTATCAGCAGCTAGCGCTGATTCGGCAACTCGTCCGAGATATGGGCTATGACATTGATATCATTGGCGTCCCTATCGTACGTGCAAAAGATGGGCTGGCATTGAGTTCACGTAATGGCTATCTCAGTGCCGAAGAACGCCAGTTGGCACCGAAACTTTACCAGTTGATGATGGATCTGTCGGCGCAGTTGGACAACGGCGAGCGCCAGATAGACACATTACTGGAGCAAACGGCAGAGAAGTTGCGCGATGCAGGCTTTACGCCTGATGAACTGTTTATTCGCGATGCGGATACGCTACAACCGCTGAACGCTGCCAGCACGCGCGCTGTGATTTTGATGGCTGCCTGGTTAGGCAAGGCCAGATTGATTGATAACCACCAGGTCGATTTGACTGTATGA
- the panD gene encoding aspartate 1-decarboxylase, whose amino-acid sequence MIRTMLQGKLHRVKVTQADLHYEGSCAIDQDFMDAAGILEYEAIDIYNVDNGQRFSTYAIVGERGSRIISVNGAAARLACVGDKLIICSYVQMSDEEARNHSPKVAYFSGDNELQRQAKAIPVQVA is encoded by the coding sequence ATGATACGTACCATGCTGCAAGGCAAGCTGCACCGGGTAAAAGTGACTCAGGCTGACTTGCATTATGAAGGCTCTTGCGCCATCGATCAGGATTTTATGGATGCCGCTGGCATTCTGGAATACGAAGCGATTGATATCTACAACGTTGATAACGGCCAGCGTTTTTCGACCTACGCCATTGTGGGCGAAAGAGGCTCACGCATTATCTCCGTAAACGGTGCCGCCGCTCGCCTTGCCTGTGTTGGCGACAAACTGATTATCTGCTCCTACGTGCAGATGTCTGATGAGGAAGCCAGAAACCACAGCCCGAAAGTGGCCTATTTCTCTGGTGATAACGAGCTGCAACGTCAGGCTAAAGCGATTCCGGTTCAGGTTGCCTAA
- a CDS encoding ABC transporter permease: MMHLYWVALQSIWVKEVTRFGRIWIQTLVPPVITMTLYFIIFGNLIGSRIGEMHGFTYMQFIVPGLIMMAVITNAYANVASSFFSAKFQRNIEELLVAPVPTHVIIAGYVGGGIARGLCVGILVTAVSLFFVPLHVHAWWVIVLTLLLTAMLFSLAGLLNAVFAKTFDDISLIPTFVLTPLTYLGGVFYSLTLLPPFWQAVSKLNPVVYMISGFRYGFLGIQDVPLLFTMSVLIAFIVVFYLLVWWLIERGRGLRT, encoded by the coding sequence ATGATGCATTTGTATTGGGTGGCGCTACAGAGTATCTGGGTGAAAGAAGTCACTCGATTTGGGCGGATCTGGATTCAGACGCTGGTGCCGCCAGTGATCACCATGACGCTGTATTTTATTATTTTTGGCAACCTGATCGGTTCACGTATCGGCGAGATGCACGGGTTTACCTACATGCAGTTTATCGTGCCGGGGTTGATCATGATGGCGGTGATCACGAACGCGTATGCCAACGTGGCCTCTTCCTTCTTCAGCGCTAAGTTTCAACGCAATATTGAAGAGCTGCTGGTTGCGCCCGTGCCGACCCATGTGATTATCGCGGGTTATGTTGGCGGTGGTATCGCGCGTGGCCTGTGCGTGGGCATTCTGGTGACGGCGGTGTCGCTGTTCTTCGTGCCGTTACATGTTCATGCCTGGTGGGTCATTGTTTTGACGCTATTGCTGACGGCAATGCTGTTCTCACTGGCGGGGCTGTTGAATGCGGTGTTTGCGAAAACCTTTGATGATATCAGTCTGATTCCGACGTTTGTGTTAACGCCGTTGACCTATCTGGGTGGAGTATTTTACTCACTGACGCTGCTGCCGCCGTTCTGGCAGGCGGTGTCTAAACTGAACCCGGTGGTGTACATGATCAGCGGCTTCCGCTACGGTTTTCTCGGAATTCAGGACGTGCCGCTGCTGTTTACGATGTCAGTGCTGATTGCCTTTATCGTGGTGTTTTATCTGCTGGTTTGGTGGCTGATTGAACGCGGACGTGGGCTGCGGACATAG
- a CDS encoding ABC transporter ATP-binding protein — MTYALELAQLTKTYPGGVKALRGIDLNVEAGDFYALLGPNGAGKSTTIGIISSLVNKTAGKVRVFGYDLELDKVNAKRQLGLVPQEFNFNPFETVLQIVVNQAGYYGVKRQDALQRAEKYLKQLDLWEKRNEKAMMLSGGMKRRLMIARALMHEPKLLILDEPTAGVDIELRRSMWGFLKELNAQGTTIILTTHYLEEAEMLCRNIGIIQRGELVENTSMKQLLGKLKSETFIFDLAAKSPLPQLEGYTFRLTDTSTLEVDVMREQGLNALFSQLNAQGITILSMRNKANRLEELFVTLVNGTSGKGEKA; from the coding sequence ATGACATATGCACTGGAACTGGCGCAATTAACCAAAACCTATCCGGGAGGCGTCAAGGCGTTACGGGGGATCGACCTGAACGTGGAAGCGGGGGATTTCTACGCGCTGCTGGGGCCGAATGGCGCGGGAAAATCCACGACGATTGGGATTATCAGCTCGTTAGTGAATAAAACCGCCGGTAAAGTTCGCGTCTTCGGCTATGACCTTGAGCTGGATAAAGTGAATGCGAAGCGCCAACTGGGGTTGGTTCCGCAGGAATTTAACTTCAACCCCTTCGAAACGGTATTACAGATTGTGGTTAACCAGGCGGGCTACTATGGCGTGAAACGTCAGGATGCCTTGCAGCGTGCGGAAAAATACCTGAAACAGCTGGATCTATGGGAGAAACGCAACGAAAAGGCGATGATGTTGTCCGGTGGGATGAAGCGTCGTCTGATGATTGCGCGTGCGTTAATGCATGAGCCTAAGTTGCTGATTCTTGATGAACCGACGGCGGGTGTGGATATCGAATTACGTCGTTCCATGTGGGGCTTCTTGAAAGAGCTGAACGCGCAAGGTACGACGATTATTCTGACGACGCACTATCTGGAAGAAGCGGAAATGCTATGCCGCAACATCGGGATCATCCAGCGCGGAGAACTGGTGGAAAATACCTCTATGAAGCAGCTGCTTGGCAAGCTGAAATCAGAAACATTTATTTTCGATCTGGCAGCGAAAAGCCCGCTGCCGCAGTTGGAAGGCTACACCTTCCGTCTGACGGACACGTCAACGCTGGAAGTCGATGTCATGCGTGAGCAAGGCCTGAATGCGTTATTCAGTCAGCTCAACGCGCAGGGGATAACGATATTAAGTATGCGTAATAAAGCGAACCGGTTGGAAGAGCTGTTTGTCACGCTGGTAAATGGGACAAGCGGTAAGGGAGAAAAGGCATGA
- the can gene encoding carbonate dehydratase, whose product MKEIETLIANNQLWSKTMVEEDPGYFERLAQAQRPRFLWIGCSDSRVPAESLTSLEPGELFVHRNVANLVIHTDLNCLSVVQYAVEVLEVEHIIICGHYGCGGVQAAVENPELGLINNWLLHIRDLWYKHSSLLGELPPEQRLNTLCEINVVEQVYNLGHSTIMQSAWKRGQKVTIHGWVYGIQDGRLRDLEVTATNRETLEQRYRRAISSLP is encoded by the coding sequence ATGAAAGAAATTGAAACGCTCATCGCGAACAACCAGCTTTGGTCTAAAACGATGGTGGAAGAGGATCCTGGCTACTTTGAACGTCTGGCGCAGGCACAACGACCCCGTTTTCTATGGATTGGATGCTCGGACAGTCGCGTACCTGCGGAAAGTCTGACCAGCCTTGAGCCTGGTGAACTGTTTGTTCACCGCAATGTCGCCAATCTGGTTATTCACACCGACCTCAACTGCCTGTCTGTCGTGCAATATGCCGTCGAAGTTCTCGAAGTCGAACACATCATCATTTGCGGCCACTACGGCTGCGGCGGTGTTCAGGCTGCGGTGGAAAACCCGGAACTGGGTTTGATTAACAACTGGCTGCTGCATATCCGTGATTTGTGGTACAAGCATAGTTCTCTGCTGGGGGAATTGCCTCCCGAACAGCGCCTGAACACGCTTTGTGAAATCAACGTTGTCGAGCAGGTGTATAACCTCGGCCACTCCACTATCATGCAGTCCGCATGGAAGCGTGGGCAGAAAGTCACGATCCACGGTTGGGTGTACGGCATTCAGGATGGCCGTCTGCGCGATCTGGAAGTGACGGCGACCAACCGGGAGACGCTGGAACAGCGTTATCGCCGCGCGATTTCCTCTCTGCCCTGA
- the hpt gene encoding hypoxanthine phosphoribosyltransferase, with the protein MKHTVEVMISEQEVMARVTELGQQISEHYRDSGSDMVLVGLLRGSFIFMADLCRAIDVPHEVDFMTASSYGSGMNSTRDVKILKDLDEDIRGKDVLIVEDIIDSGNTLSKVREILQLREPKSLAICTLLDKPERREVAVKVEWVGFSIPDEFVVGYGIDYAQHYRHLPYVGKVVPQE; encoded by the coding sequence ATGAAACATACCGTGGAAGTCATGATTTCTGAGCAGGAAGTGATGGCGCGGGTTACCGAACTGGGGCAACAGATCAGCGAACACTACCGTGATAGCGGCAGCGATATGGTGTTGGTGGGGTTATTACGTGGATCGTTTATCTTTATGGCCGATTTATGCCGGGCGATCGACGTCCCTCACGAAGTGGATTTCATGACGGCATCCAGCTATGGCAGCGGTATGAACAGTACGCGCGATGTGAAGATCCTGAAAGATTTGGATGAAGATATTCGCGGTAAAGACGTGTTGATCGTCGAAGACATCATCGATTCAGGTAATACCTTGAGCAAAGTGCGGGAAATTCTGCAACTGCGTGAGCCTAAATCGCTGGCTATTTGTACGTTGCTGGACAAACCGGAGCGCCGTGAAGTCGCGGTGAAAGTCGAGTGGGTTGGGTTCTCGATTCCTGATGAGTTCGTCGTGGGTTACGGCATCGACTATGCTCAACACTATCGCCACTTACCTTACGTCGGCAAGGTTGTTCCGCAGGAATAA
- a CDS encoding GNAT family N-acetyltransferase → MSTPSVDVCYKVNAPLSSQQFVELLAKTSLGPRRPLDDETAIAGMLKHANLLVSAWQGETLVGIARSVTDFHFCCYLSDLAVSEDFQHAGIGKKLIQQTAQQLEKGCKIILLAAPLAVDYYPKLGFEKHNSTWLMPAADLHEA, encoded by the coding sequence ATGAGCACACCCTCTGTGGATGTTTGCTACAAAGTGAACGCCCCGCTTTCCAGCCAGCAGTTCGTTGAGCTGTTGGCGAAAACCTCATTAGGGCCACGTCGCCCACTAGATGACGAGACAGCGATTGCAGGTATGCTGAAACATGCCAACCTGCTGGTTTCCGCCTGGCAAGGGGAAACGTTGGTGGGAATTGCGCGTAGCGTGACGGACTTTCATTTTTGCTGCTATCTGTCCGACCTGGCAGTGTCAGAGGACTTTCAGCATGCGGGAATAGGCAAAAAGCTGATTCAACAAACCGCCCAGCAGCTTGAAAAAGGCTGCAAAATCATTTTGCTGGCCGCGCCGCTGGCGGTGGATTACTACCCGAAATTAGGGTTTGAAAAGCACAATAGCACGTGGCTCATGCCAGCAGCAGACCTGCACGAAGCGTAA
- a CDS encoding ABC transporter ATP-binding protein, with protein MAASIDILSVQAVSCTLQQSPVLENISFTVRGDETICLLGKNGCGKTALLQVIAGLLPITQGKVLLEGEPVSSPQAYVLPELRQVGLIFQDYALFPHLTVEGNIAFGLYGRPESEVKPICVEMLALLQLDEVAARYPHELSNEQQQRLAIARALACEPKLLLLDEPFPGLDSQTRYRLITELRQVLKQRHVAAVFATHSREEAFACADHLILLDEGKIMQQGYPSELYHRPNSRFVADFMGNTNYLPVKIMSDHQWQSPLGDHHATHPLNQQIDSACDWMVRPADVALALDPDGPASIEDRLFMGTSNLYRVKLGELMLLVQTGNWFEPGQQVRLSIKTDPPVLYPALPAVSSPAGGPEKP; from the coding sequence ATGGCCGCGTCGATAGATATTCTGAGCGTTCAGGCAGTCAGTTGTACGTTGCAGCAGTCTCCCGTGTTGGAGAATATTTCATTTACCGTGCGTGGCGATGAGACGATCTGCCTGCTGGGTAAAAACGGCTGCGGTAAAACGGCGTTATTGCAGGTGATAGCGGGTTTGCTGCCGATTACTCAGGGTAAGGTCTTGTTGGAAGGTGAGCCCGTCAGCTCGCCGCAAGCGTATGTTTTGCCTGAGCTGCGCCAGGTTGGCCTGATTTTTCAGGACTATGCGCTTTTTCCGCATCTGACGGTGGAAGGCAATATTGCGTTTGGGTTATATGGCCGCCCTGAAAGTGAGGTAAAGCCAATCTGTGTGGAGATGCTGGCGCTTTTACAACTGGATGAGGTTGCCGCGCGTTATCCACACGAACTATCGAATGAACAGCAACAGCGTTTGGCGATAGCCCGCGCGCTGGCCTGTGAGCCGAAACTGCTGTTGCTGGATGAGCCATTTCCCGGTCTGGACAGCCAAACTCGCTATCGCCTGATCACCGAATTGCGGCAGGTTCTCAAACAGCGTCATGTTGCGGCGGTTTTCGCTACACACAGCCGTGAGGAAGCCTTTGCCTGCGCTGACCACTTGATTCTGCTGGATGAAGGGAAAATTATGCAGCAGGGCTATCCCTCTGAGCTGTATCATCGTCCGAATAGCCGTTTTGTGGCTGATTTCATGGGGAATACGAACTATTTGCCCGTGAAAATTATGAGCGACCACCAATGGCAGAGCCCATTGGGCGATCACCATGCGACACATCCACTCAATCAGCAAATTGATTCAGCGTGCGACTGGATGGTGCGCCCGGCTGATGTCGCACTGGCGCTTGACCCTGATGGTCCGGCGTCAATCGAAGATCGGCTGTTTATGGGCACATCAAATTTGTATCGGGTAAAGTTAGGGGAACTGATGCTGCTGGTGCAGACGGGTAACTGGTTTGAGCCAGGACAGCAGGTGCGTTTAAGCATTAAGACAGACCCTCCGGTCTTGTATCCGGCTTTACCCGCCGTTAGCAGTCCGGCTGGCGGCCCTGAAAAGCCATGA
- a CDS encoding ABC transporter permease: protein MTPPSGSVINNNDLIQYSFYSMISGVWRVSSWLLAGLLLLPLATVFYQAFFADGMGFTQLWQIGLPTYLIHSAVIVLGTLFFSLLFGLPSAWFIAMYRFPGHHVLQWALCLPLAMPAFLLAYLYTDVLRHFSLLLQEGGLSIVSSWVTSHIAGLPVSLGCVSLILALVLYPYIYLLVREALVKQPASLIYSARLLNQTRTQVFRRLCLPLALPAIACGGALVVVETLGDYGAASYLGIPTMTTQVLDIWQKQGDLGAAARLGVLILPAIFLLMFLVNVWRWKQRIYQAHATTSPVVPPELNGWRSRVVRVYCWGVVCLSFLLPVLYLLFLALRHMMSVWDMAFLHAVMHSLLASATATVIITLMALSFIFYTRTAGVFANQTPVRLVSLSFALPGAVLAVGLFTLLSLVDSGINLLARAAGLPTADALLAGSLFILILAYSVKFGRLMLDSLERSMEAIPRSLDSASLVLGASPLSRWSRVHIPLLRRSLFIGALLIFTESMKELNVSLLLRPFGIDTLATYVFRFAADEQIASFAFPALVLVAVGLIPVFWLHRALNIKG, encoded by the coding sequence ATGACGCCGCCGTCAGGCTCTGTTATTAATAACAACGATCTCATCCAATACAGTTTTTATTCTATGATCTCCGGTGTCTGGCGCGTCAGTAGTTGGTTGTTGGCGGGACTGTTGCTGCTTCCTTTAGCAACGGTTTTCTATCAGGCTTTTTTCGCCGACGGGATGGGATTTACCCAACTGTGGCAAATCGGGTTGCCCACCTACCTGATACATTCCGCGGTTATCGTGCTGGGTACGCTTTTCTTCAGTTTACTGTTTGGATTGCCTTCAGCCTGGTTTATCGCCATGTACCGCTTTCCCGGCCATCATGTGTTGCAATGGGCGCTTTGCCTGCCGCTTGCAATGCCTGCCTTCCTGCTTGCCTATCTTTATACCGATGTATTACGGCATTTTTCGCTGTTGTTGCAAGAAGGGGGGCTGTCGATAGTCTCATCATGGGTAACATCACACATTGCTGGGCTACCTGTTTCACTGGGTTGCGTAAGCCTGATACTGGCGCTGGTGTTGTATCCCTATATTTATCTGCTGGTGCGTGAAGCGCTGGTAAAACAGCCTGCGAGCCTCATCTATTCTGCTCGTTTGCTCAATCAGACGCGCACTCAGGTATTTCGCCGCTTATGTTTGCCTCTTGCGCTGCCTGCGATCGCCTGTGGGGGCGCGCTGGTGGTTGTGGAGACGCTGGGGGATTATGGCGCCGCGTCTTACCTTGGTATTCCCACCATGACGACACAGGTGCTCGATATCTGGCAGAAGCAAGGCGATTTAGGCGCGGCTGCGCGTCTTGGTGTGTTGATTTTGCCCGCAATCTTTCTCTTGATGTTTCTGGTTAATGTCTGGCGTTGGAAGCAACGAATTTATCAGGCACATGCCACGACTTCCCCTGTAGTGCCGCCCGAGTTGAATGGGTGGCGTAGCAGGGTGGTTCGTGTCTACTGCTGGGGAGTCGTTTGTTTGTCTTTCCTGCTCCCGGTTCTGTATCTGCTCTTTCTGGCTCTCCGCCACATGATGTCAGTATGGGATATGGCGTTCCTCCACGCGGTGATGCATAGCCTGTTGGCGTCTGCCACGGCGACAGTCATCATTACACTGATGGCGCTGTCGTTTATTTTCTATACGCGCACGGCTGGGGTGTTTGCCAACCAGACGCCGGTTCGGCTGGTCAGCCTGAGTTTTGCCTTACCCGGCGCGGTACTGGCTGTCGGGCTGTTTACCTTGCTATCACTGGTAGATAGCGGGATTAACCTGCTTGCCCGCGCAGCGGGGTTACCTACCGCAGATGCGTTGCTGGCGGGGTCGCTGTTTATTCTCATCCTCGCCTATAGCGTTAAATTCGGGCGCCTGATGCTGGACAGCCTTGAGCGCAGCATGGAGGCCATTCCACGCTCACTGGACAGTGCGAGCCTTGTGCTAGGGGCTTCCCCCCTCAGCCGTTGGTCACGCGTGCATATTCCGCTGTTGCGTCGCAGCCTGTTTATCGGGGCGCTGCTGATTTTTACGGAAAGCATGAAAGAGTTGAATGTCTCATTGCTGCTGCGCCCTTTCGGGATTGATACGTTGGCAACCTATGTTTTCCGCTTTGCGGCGGATGAGCAGATTGCATCATTTGCCTTTCCTGCGCTGGTGCTGGTGGCGGTGGGGCTGATCCCTGTTTTCTGGCTGCATCGTGCACTGAATATAAAAGGATAA
- a CDS encoding YacC family pilotin-like protein encodes MKNSALALLLLSLMSFSSASKALNEFEAEDLADLTAIFVYLKNHCGYQDLPNEQIRRTLVAFAQQNRWDLSNYSAYDMTAMGEDSYRDLSKIAIPTPKKCQSLARNSLGLLSYAQ; translated from the coding sequence ATGAAAAACTCTGCGCTGGCTCTGCTCCTGCTAAGCCTGATGAGCTTCTCTTCCGCCAGCAAGGCGCTGAATGAATTTGAAGCGGAAGATCTTGCCGATCTGACCGCGATCTTTGTTTATTTGAAAAACCACTGTGGCTATCAGGATCTGCCGAATGAGCAGATTCGTCGGACGTTGGTCGCCTTTGCTCAGCAGAACCGCTGGGATCTCAGCAACTACAGCGCCTACGACATGACCGCGATGGGCGAAGACAGCTATCGCGACCTGAGCAAAATCGCTATCCCGACCCCGAAAAAATGCCAGTCCCTGGCACGTAATTCGCTCGGTTTACTTTCCTACGCACAGTAA